The following is a genomic window from Garra rufa chromosome 4, GarRuf1.0, whole genome shotgun sequence.
tgctcgcttcaggtgtgtgcggcaacgttaaaaacagaaaataacacgcacgaagtctacaaattataaacttttactctatgatgggtaatatttaacagttaatctactaaataaatccacgaggtgccacctctcggaacaacggctttgcaaacattgcacgttgctgtctttgcggcgtttccgaccgtaaagtatttccacacagcggacatgtatgacgctcaatgctaaactgctacctgcaaactgaagatttcctgaaaggaggcatctcatctctctcagtgtcttattggagcacagacacgtcacctagcccgggatcacttgtgaagtcatttcagcagacagcactgtacgtagacataactctggatcggaaatttctctaggttggatcggaaatttccgatccattaattaagctggtatcggaacccgataccgatactggatcggatcggccccatccctacctgagatacatttccagtgtcccagaaaagggtatgaatacttatgcaacgggatcttttcagttttttatttttaataaatttgcaaagttgttacaaacctgttttgtgctgtcattatggtgaatgagatgtagattgatgtggaaaaaaactaatttaaagcagtttagcataatactgcaacaaaacaaaatgtgaaaaaatgaaggggtatgaatacttttgtaaGGCACTGTAGATTGGCTCGTATCCCGCAGGAACCTGTTTTTCCGTGTGTCCTCACTCACGCTGATGGGTGTGAAGCTGGTGTTCGTGATGGAGGGAGACGCGCCCAAAATCAAAGCCGAGACCATGAGCAAACGCACCGAGATGAGATACGGCAGCGTGAAGGCCAAACCGGCAGCCGCCAAAAACACCGGCAGAGGCCGATTCAAGGCCGTCCTGAGAGAGGTGTGCTTGCCTCGGTTCAGCCTATCACACATCATTCCTCCACATCCTGTTAAAGTGAGTTTGTGTGCAGTGTGCGGAGATGCTGGAGTGTCTGGGAGTGCCGTGGGTGACGGCGGCGGGCGAGGCGGAGGCCATGTGTGCCTATCTGGACTCGCAGGGGCTGGTGGACGGATGCATCACTAACGACGGCGATGCCTTCCTCTACGGCGCTCAGACCGTCTACAGGAACTTCAACATGAACACAAAAGTGGGTACTCCTGGTTTAGTCTCCACACAGATGATTAACACTGACACGTGACCTGAGAATGAAGCCTAGTGTCACGACCCCGCAGGATCCTCAGGTGGACTGCTATCGGACGCCTCGCATTCAGGACGAGCTCGGCCTCTCCAGAGACACTCTCGTGGGGCTGGCTGTTCTCCTGGGCTGCGACTACATCCCCAAGGTACTTTTAGGATGAAATGCTttgaaaggagaagttcacttccagaactaaaatgtacagatgatgtactcaccctgttgtcatcctagatgttcatgtctttcattcttcagttgtagagaaattatgttttctgagaaaaacatttcaggagtgttctccatatagtggacttctatggtgccctgagtttgaacttccaaaatgcagtttaaatgcagcttcaaaggactctaaacgatcccagccgaggaagaagagtacTATATAATGAAACAAACCTTTTTATACGttgtaacctcaaatgctcatcttgtctagctttgtgtgaactctgtgtattccagttctaGACAGTTAGGGTttgtggaaaaactcccatctcattttctccctcaacttctaAATCATCCTCCATCGCCGCAGAagaacagacccagtgtttacaaagtgaacgtgcaaacaagatcaaacaccctttacaaaaaaaggtaaaacagcgatctaggacgattttgaagtataaaaatgtatttattttagaaaataaccagtcgtttcgctagataagactcttcttcctcggctgggatcgtttagagtcctgtgaagctgcattttggaagttcaaactcagggcaccatagaagtccactatatggagaacactcctgaaatgttttcctcaaaaaacaacaacagaatttCTAAACAACTAAAGAACAAAAGACATGAAGATGttggatgacaacagggtgagtaTATTCTCTATAGTTCAGTGTGTTTTTGCTCGGCCGCAGGTTCACTGAGTGGGGTGCAGACAGAGCTGAAAGGTCAGAGGTCACGGTGAAGAAGGTCACACACTGTCTGGTCTGTCGACACCCAGGTCAGTATCATCTGATTCCGTGATATATTTCCTGATTTGAGACTCAGGTGTTGATGGAGCTTCTCTGGTGTCTCCTAGGCTCAGCTAAAGCGCACGAGCGCGGCGGATGTGTGTTCTGCCAGAGCCAGCGCTTCTGTTCGCCGCAGGACTATGATTCCCAGTGTCCCTGTGAGTGGCACCGCACTGAACACACTCGCCAGGCCTCCTCCATCGAAGCCAGCATCAAAAAGTATGTTTATCACTGTCAAAATAACActttacactgcaaaatatgcttttcttacgttgattttttgtctcgtttccagccaaaatatatacaaattcttaaatcaacaaggcttttctagacaagtaaaaattgtcttgttttcagaaaaaaacgactcaaaattaagtgattttggttgaaacaagcaacataatctgccagtggggtaagaaaaataaccttgttttctgtttgaaataagatttttttttgcttaccccattggcagattatttagcttgtttcaagcaaaaactcacttcattttgacttgatGTCATTATTGGCTGCTTTAGTAACATAATTGTGATTACACAAACAAACCAGTGAATCAAATCATTGAAATAAATTGTCTGAAAGAACCAGTTCACACAAATCCATTTTAATTACAGGAAGTAATGTCACtaatgttcagtttctcgcaCAGACCAATGGTTTCGCCTCATAAGACCTCAATCATCAGGATGGAATCATTTAGTTTTGAGCACAGTTTCAGCTTAAAATCTTCTTCACTGTTCTAGTTGGGGATCAGTcagatttttttatgctttttaaaggagacttttctgctcgtcAAGGCTGCGTTCATtcgattaaaaatacaaatttaaaagagaaaaaaaatattgtgaaatgttaatgcaatttaaaatagttgtttactattttaa
Proteins encoded in this region:
- the LOC141333417 gene encoding LOW QUALITY PROTEIN: flap endonuclease GEN homolog 1-like (The sequence of the model RefSeq protein was modified relative to this genomic sequence to represent the inferred CDS: substituted 1 base at 1 genomic stop codon), coding for MGVSDLWSILDPVRQSVPLYSLSGKTLAVDLSLWVCEAQHVQGMMGKVTKPHLRNLFFRVSSLTLMGVKLVFVMEGDAPKIKAETMSKRTEMRYGSVKAKPAAAKNTGRGRFKAVLRECAEMLECLGVPWVTAAGEAEAMCAYLDSQGLVDGCITNDGDAFLYGAQTVYRNFNMNTKDPQVDCYRTPRIQDELGLSRDTLVGLAVLLGCDYIPKVLLGXNALKGETLLPRFTEWGADRAERSEVTVKKVTHCLVCRHPGSAKAHERGGCVFCQSQRFCSPQDYDSQCPCEWHRTEHTRQASSIEASIKKKTLACERFPFTEIIREFLVTKDKPVQAFRRRKPNLLLMQTFALEKMDWPKHYSSEKVLVLLTYTELMNRKHGRDSQAQIQPLRIYKARVRNGVSCFEVIWKKPGDVDHR